Proteins from a single region of Mucilaginibacter daejeonensis:
- a CDS encoding fascin domain-containing protein, with protein sequence MRRSNFKKAGKVALMAYLCLQSVACSKRLDPNDPDVGNDAVKKSVTAIDGNVIVTPTYNSTAVLRNPLNGWVLYASGTDPVYWDKTYVVPGEPAPVKALDYASACYVRTSWAKLNPADGVYAWRDPNSALGEMIRGAAARGVPIAFRIVVDGRDQGLNTPQFVFDAGAQYYLENASFPLRRTPYPQDPVFKQYYTKFVTALASDFNDPKKTAFIDAYGLGKWGEAHNTIYENPTTSTGANTETLKAQVLDWITNLYTQQFTKVPLAINYHRLVGHPASWGAPNANSITLLQQAINKGYSLRHDAFGMTDYYQSWERSFATSWKHKRPIIMEGGWITTGTHRYWIDPSGKYREGHPEDVRQGEFDASAVAAVNMMDFRVGEVATWFQTSFPLVKRFVTEGGYRLYPDEISLPATIAAGSTAKLSHRWVNMGWGYCPNNIPQWNYKYKVAFALLDGSNVVKKLFIDNNSDPSKWIKGTPTTYDLTTTSVDLEPGTYTWAVAIIDKTDANKPGIALAVTGSIANGWLKLGNLQVQAAVSTPPIGQAIRLRGSNNLFASGENGQSSMMCNRPTASTWETFTVIDAGSGKVALKSMDKYVSSEDGATTGITCKKTTISDQEKFDWVVNANGRISLKGNNGKYISSEDGQSVMKCNRATVSGWETFALN encoded by the coding sequence ATGAGAAGATCAAATTTCAAAAAGGCTGGCAAGGTCGCGTTGATGGCTTACCTGTGTCTGCAATCAGTGGCGTGCTCTAAAAGGTTAGACCCCAATGATCCCGACGTGGGCAATGATGCTGTAAAGAAAAGCGTGACAGCCATTGATGGCAACGTGATCGTAACGCCTACTTATAATAGTACGGCGGTACTTCGCAATCCATTAAATGGTTGGGTGTTGTATGCCAGTGGTACTGATCCCGTGTACTGGGACAAGACCTATGTGGTGCCGGGCGAACCGGCTCCTGTCAAAGCGCTGGATTATGCCTCAGCTTGTTACGTGCGTACGAGCTGGGCAAAACTCAACCCGGCCGATGGGGTGTATGCCTGGCGTGATCCTAACTCAGCGTTAGGGGAGATGATCAGGGGGGCAGCTGCCCGCGGCGTTCCTATAGCTTTCCGCATCGTGGTGGATGGCAGAGATCAGGGACTGAACACTCCGCAATTCGTATTTGATGCAGGTGCGCAATATTACCTGGAGAACGCTTCATTCCCGTTGCGGCGTACGCCTTATCCGCAAGATCCAGTATTCAAACAGTACTACACCAAATTTGTGACCGCGCTGGCCAGTGATTTCAATGACCCGAAAAAGACCGCATTCATAGATGCTTATGGCTTAGGTAAATGGGGCGAAGCGCATAATACAATTTACGAGAACCCGACCACCTCTACCGGCGCCAATACCGAAACCTTGAAAGCACAGGTGCTCGATTGGATCACCAACCTGTATACCCAACAATTTACCAAAGTTCCGTTGGCGATCAATTATCATCGTTTGGTGGGTCATCCGGCAAGTTGGGGAGCGCCTAATGCCAACTCGATCACCTTGCTTCAACAAGCCATTAACAAAGGTTACAGCCTGAGGCATGATGCATTTGGTATGACCGATTACTACCAGAGCTGGGAACGCTCATTTGCGACAAGCTGGAAGCATAAACGACCGATCATTATGGAGGGTGGTTGGATCACTACCGGTACTCATCGTTATTGGATAGACCCAAGCGGTAAGTATCGAGAAGGTCACCCGGAGGACGTTCGCCAGGGCGAGTTCGACGCGTCGGCCGTAGCAGCGGTGAATATGATGGACTTTAGGGTTGGAGAAGTGGCTACTTGGTTCCAAACCAGCTTTCCGCTTGTAAAGCGGTTCGTGACCGAGGGCGGCTATCGTTTATATCCTGATGAGATATCATTGCCAGCTACCATCGCAGCCGGCTCTACCGCTAAGCTAAGCCATCGTTGGGTGAATATGGGATGGGGTTATTGCCCTAACAACATCCCGCAGTGGAACTACAAGTACAAAGTGGCGTTCGCACTTCTTGATGGCTCTAACGTGGTGAAAAAACTGTTCATTGATAACAATAGTGATCCGTCTAAATGGATCAAGGGCACACCTACCACATACGACCTCACAACCACATCGGTAGACCTTGAGCCTGGCACCTATACCTGGGCCGTGGCGATCATTGACAAGACCGACGCTAACAAACCGGGCATAGCATTGGCCGTTACCGGCAGTATCGCTAACGGTTGGCTCAAATTGGGAAACCTGCAGGTTCAGGCAGCGGTCAGCACGCCACCTATCGGCCAGGCGATAAGGTTGCGTGGGTCTAACAACCTTTTTGCCTCGGGCGAAAATGGCCAATCATCTATGATGTGCAACCGCCCAACGGCGTCTACATGGGAAACTTTCACGGTGATCGATGCGGGCTCCGGAAAGGTAGCACTGAAAAGTATGGACAAATACGTGTCGTCAGAAGATGGTGCCACTACTGGCATCACCTGCAAGAAAACAACGATCAGTGATCAGGAGAAATTCGACTGGGTCGTGAATGCCAACGGCAGGATATCACTCAAAGGGAATAACGGAAAATATATTTCATCAGAAGATGGTCAATCGGTGATGAAGTGTAACCGGGCCACGGTCAGTGGTTGGGAGACCTTCGCCTTGAATTAA
- a CDS encoding RagB/SusD family nutrient uptake outer membrane protein produces MRSYKHHIIATLLLASIAFGCKKQLIEEPRSGLTPQYFSTAQGFQSGLDAAYAGNRNLWGSENFMTMTVPGTDEFKSGGGGNSNFNVYASSYDASSGFLSGVWNPCYTFINTCNGVIDNGAKVTGISAALVAQKIAEAKFLRANYYFLLVRFFGPVTLTKNFISEPSTSATRAPIADVYNFIIQDLKDAIAALPPSPTQNGVLPGKATAAAASHLLAKVYLTRAYSTAKQPDDFQNAYNTAKGLIDNLNTLNLGLLPDFGSVYAEGNEASREVLWSVQHTPNLTYNGTSSELNFHYVMGYENFPGLVRSMAYGRPYARVQLTSWLGNVCFADKTNDTRYYKTFQSVWLSNSADKIPKVNGVPKYALGDTAIYMPGVDVTNAKINASRYLLVPPRNYTLQLFPTMLKYQDTKRAGINDPSVRPVIVYRLAETYLLAAEAAVALGDNVSAAKYVNVVRERAAYPTGTVSAMTVQPAAMTLDYILDERARELCGEQTRWLDLVRTNKLVERVKLYNPDAAPNIQEKHILRPIPQSQIDRVITGTPYPQNQGF; encoded by the coding sequence ATGAGATCGTATAAACACCATATCATAGCTACCCTACTTTTAGCAAGCATAGCTTTTGGCTGCAAGAAACAGCTGATCGAAGAGCCAAGATCTGGGCTTACCCCTCAATATTTCAGTACTGCTCAAGGCTTTCAGTCGGGGTTGGATGCCGCCTATGCGGGCAACCGTAACTTGTGGGGGTCTGAAAATTTTATGACCATGACCGTTCCCGGTACCGATGAATTCAAATCGGGCGGTGGCGGTAACTCCAATTTTAACGTGTATGCCAGCAGTTACGATGCCAGCAGTGGATTCTTGTCAGGCGTATGGAACCCTTGTTACACCTTTATCAATACCTGTAATGGGGTGATCGACAATGGCGCCAAGGTAACAGGTATCAGTGCAGCTTTAGTGGCTCAGAAGATAGCCGAGGCCAAATTCTTGAGAGCCAACTATTACTTTTTACTGGTCCGTTTCTTTGGTCCGGTAACACTTACCAAGAACTTCATCAGCGAACCAAGCACCAGCGCCACCCGAGCACCTATAGCCGACGTTTATAACTTCATTATTCAGGATCTGAAGGACGCCATAGCAGCCTTGCCGCCCAGCCCAACACAGAACGGAGTGCTACCGGGCAAAGCGACCGCTGCAGCAGCCTCACATCTATTGGCAAAGGTGTACCTTACAAGGGCTTACTCAACAGCTAAACAACCTGACGATTTTCAGAATGCCTACAATACCGCTAAAGGTTTGATCGACAACCTTAACACGCTGAATCTTGGCTTGTTGCCTGATTTCGGCTCCGTTTATGCCGAAGGCAACGAGGCCAGCCGTGAGGTGTTGTGGAGCGTTCAGCACACCCCCAACCTGACCTATAACGGTACCAGCAGTGAACTGAACTTTCACTACGTGATGGGATATGAGAATTTCCCGGGCTTGGTGCGGTCGATGGCATACGGTCGACCTTATGCTCGGGTACAACTAACCAGTTGGCTGGGCAACGTTTGCTTTGCCGACAAGACCAATGACACCCGCTACTATAAGACCTTTCAATCAGTATGGCTGTCCAACTCGGCCGACAAGATCCCGAAAGTGAACGGCGTGCCTAAATATGCATTAGGCGATACGGCCATTTATATGCCAGGAGTAGACGTTACTAACGCCAAGATCAACGCCTCGCGTTACCTGCTGGTTCCACCGCGCAACTACACCTTGCAGTTATTCCCGACCATGCTTAAATACCAGGATACTAAACGGGCCGGTATCAATGATCCGTCCGTAAGGCCGGTGATCGTCTATCGTTTAGCGGAGACCTATCTACTTGCCGCTGAAGCTGCCGTTGCCTTAGGCGATAACGTAAGTGCGGCCAAGTATGTTAACGTGGTACGTGAACGAGCCGCATACCCAACGGGTACGGTAAGCGCCATGACCGTGCAGCCTGCCGCCATGACCCTTGACTATATACTTGATGAACGTGCCCGTGAACTTTGCGGCGAGCAGACCCGCTGGCTTGACCTTGTACGGACCAATAAACTGGTAGAGCGAGTAAAATTGTACAACCCTGACGCTGCTCCCAACATTCAAGAAAAACACATCCTAAGGCCAATCCCCCAAAGCCAGATCGACCGGGTGATCACCGGAACACCTTATCCGCAGAATCAGGGGTTTTAA
- a CDS encoding TonB-dependent receptor — protein sequence MYKFYHAFMCGSRSRMLYKISRIVKLVIILLAVGFLQVSAATYAQVVSLSVKNAPLSKVFEHLNKQTGYNFIYNSGVMNEAKPVNLSVKKAPLQDVLDQIFVNEPFTYVIYLKTVVIQKRGAAPVAAPAVITVTGTVKDSRSQPVAGVSVTVKGSTGGTMTSPDGTFSLKLPNGDQILVFTAIGFEMQEVQVGGRTKLDIILKEKISEMNQVVVVGYGTQKKADVTGSIASVNEEALKSVPVSNLVSALQGQAPGLDIQKGNGNSHPGATPSISIRGQRSLGGASNDVLYVVDGIPYNGTYINDLNQDDVTSVQILKDASATAIYGSRGANGVILISTRRGKTGTPTVTYSGYAGVMKTLGYYDVMQPQEYESYKKWGTYNANNPNVVNAPNPYSGINDPKFYTDGITFLPAELAGRQNGTNTNWQKLIFKNGFRTNHQVGVSGGTEQTKYAISAGYFNETGIFPGLSFQRYSFKMSVDQQLGKIFKVGVSSLNSVSRTNGESINPISQALQSSPLTVPYDAAGNLIPFPGGGSLIYNPLANLVPGAVVQNRTRYNTFTTVYGEAQFTKHFKYRFNGGVELTPENYGDFYGSATFQNLSGPSTARNTSYDYRNFTLENLLVYENTFAKYHHFTGTGLFSYQQDNKSSINLTYNNILADQVQYFNPELGSNYKATGAYSKFAIVSFMGRINYDFKSKYLLTLTMRSDGSSTLAPGNKYHLFPSAAAGWNISEENFMKSINAITSLKLRAGYGMVGNAAVSPYQTLGGLAIFNYNYGTTNVTGTYPNNVPNPALGWEYTTSLNLGLDFGLLKDRINGSVDVYHQRTNDLILPQNLPITTGYTAQFLANVGKTENKGLEVTINSVNIKPNSRNDFGWTTNFNISFNRNKIVALQNGVTRDVGSNRFVGSPIESLYNYQRVGIWQNTPADSAEARRLNLTMTGAGSVIGTIRVADLNGDGVINSNDRTVVGTRQPKFYGGFTNRFSYRGVDLAVVASYRVGGTQIATFLQPSSNVNALNGKANNLNVEYWTPTNGANKYPKPNFNVGSPAYGDLLGYYNASYLKLRTISLGYTLPPGIASKIRAKSLRINASLNDAIILFSPLHNQFSGADPESAGTLNVDTPPVKSLLFGLNVSF from the coding sequence ATGTATAAATTTTATCACGCATTCATGTGCGGGAGCCGCTCCCGTATGCTTTATAAGATCAGTCGTATAGTGAAGCTCGTTATCATTTTATTAGCCGTTGGTTTTTTGCAGGTAAGTGCTGCCACCTATGCTCAGGTGGTTAGCTTATCGGTAAAGAACGCTCCATTGAGTAAGGTATTTGAACACTTGAATAAGCAAACGGGCTACAATTTCATCTACAACTCAGGCGTCATGAACGAGGCCAAACCGGTGAACCTGTCGGTAAAAAAGGCACCGCTGCAGGACGTGCTTGATCAGATCTTTGTGAACGAGCCTTTCACTTACGTGATCTATCTCAAAACGGTGGTCATCCAAAAGAGGGGTGCTGCTCCTGTAGCTGCTCCAGCTGTGATCACGGTGACCGGTACTGTAAAAGATAGCCGTTCACAGCCCGTGGCCGGCGTTTCGGTGACCGTCAAAGGGTCAACAGGCGGCACCATGACCAGTCCTGATGGCACCTTTTCGTTGAAACTGCCAAATGGTGACCAAATACTTGTCTTCACTGCCATTGGCTTTGAGATGCAGGAAGTTCAGGTAGGTGGCCGGACCAAGCTGGATATCATCTTGAAAGAGAAGATATCAGAAATGAACCAGGTAGTGGTAGTGGGATATGGTACGCAAAAAAAGGCTGATGTGACGGGCTCGATCGCTTCTGTGAATGAAGAGGCTTTGAAAAGCGTACCGGTGAGCAACCTCGTTAGTGCCTTACAAGGACAGGCTCCTGGCCTGGATATCCAAAAAGGGAATGGCAACAGCCATCCGGGGGCAACGCCATCGATCTCCATTCGTGGGCAGCGTTCCTTAGGTGGCGCCAGCAATGATGTGCTGTACGTGGTGGATGGGATACCTTACAATGGTACCTACATCAACGACCTGAATCAAGACGATGTAACATCAGTGCAGATCTTGAAGGATGCCTCCGCGACCGCCATCTACGGTTCGAGGGGTGCTAATGGTGTGATCCTGATATCTACCCGCCGCGGCAAAACAGGCACGCCGACGGTCACCTACAGTGGTTATGCAGGGGTGATGAAAACATTGGGATACTACGATGTGATGCAACCGCAGGAGTATGAGTCCTACAAAAAGTGGGGGACCTACAACGCCAACAATCCGAACGTTGTGAATGCGCCTAACCCTTACAGCGGCATCAACGACCCTAAGTTTTATACTGACGGGATCACCTTCCTTCCGGCCGAACTTGCCGGCAGGCAGAATGGCACCAATACCAACTGGCAAAAACTTATCTTTAAGAACGGCTTTCGTACCAACCACCAGGTTGGCGTGTCGGGCGGTACCGAACAAACCAAGTACGCTATCTCTGCAGGATATTTTAATGAGACCGGTATATTTCCGGGCTTGTCATTCCAGCGTTACAGCTTTAAGATGAGTGTTGATCAGCAGTTAGGCAAAATATTCAAGGTAGGAGTGAGCTCGCTAAATTCGGTAAGCCGTACCAATGGCGAGAGCATCAATCCTATATCACAGGCTTTACAGTCCAGCCCGCTTACGGTACCGTATGATGCCGCAGGCAATTTGATCCCGTTCCCGGGTGGTGGTTCACTGATCTATAACCCGTTGGCTAACCTTGTACCCGGCGCAGTGGTACAAAATCGTACCCGTTATAATACCTTTACCACCGTTTATGGTGAGGCTCAATTCACCAAGCACTTTAAGTACAGGTTCAATGGCGGCGTTGAACTGACCCCCGAGAACTACGGTGATTTTTATGGCAGTGCTACGTTCCAAAACCTAAGCGGCCCTTCTACCGCACGCAACACCAGCTATGATTACCGCAACTTTACGCTGGAAAATCTCTTGGTGTATGAGAACACTTTTGCCAAGTACCACCACTTTACCGGTACAGGCTTGTTCAGCTATCAGCAGGACAATAAATCATCCATCAACCTGACCTACAACAATATCCTGGCCGATCAGGTGCAGTACTTTAACCCAGAGTTAGGTTCCAATTATAAAGCTACGGGTGCTTACAGCAAGTTCGCCATCGTATCGTTCATGGGCCGCATCAATTACGATTTCAAGAGTAAGTACCTGCTTACCCTGACCATGCGTTCCGACGGTTCATCGACGCTGGCACCCGGTAACAAATATCACCTGTTCCCATCGGCCGCAGCAGGTTGGAATATTTCGGAGGAGAACTTTATGAAGAGCATTAATGCCATTACCAGCCTGAAGCTGCGTGCCGGTTATGGTATGGTGGGCAATGCGGCGGTTAGTCCGTACCAAACTTTAGGAGGCTTGGCTATCTTTAATTATAACTATGGCACAACCAACGTTACCGGTACTTACCCTAACAATGTGCCTAACCCTGCTCTCGGCTGGGAATATACCACCTCGCTGAACCTCGGCTTAGACTTCGGCCTGTTGAAGGACCGCATTAACGGTAGCGTAGATGTATATCATCAGCGTACCAACGACCTGATCCTGCCGCAAAATCTGCCGATCACTACGGGCTATACGGCTCAATTTCTTGCCAACGTAGGTAAAACAGAGAACAAAGGTCTGGAGGTGACCATCAATTCTGTCAACATCAAACCCAATTCACGAAACGACTTTGGCTGGACCACCAATTTTAACATTTCATTCAACCGCAACAAGATCGTTGCGTTACAGAACGGAGTGACCAGGGACGTGGGTAGCAACCGTTTTGTGGGTTCACCCATTGAATCATTGTACAATTATCAGCGTGTGGGCATATGGCAAAATACCCCAGCTGACTCGGCTGAGGCCCGTCGTTTGAACCTGACCATGACCGGAGCAGGATCAGTGATCGGTACCATTCGCGTGGCCGACCTGAATGGTGATGGGGTGATCAACTCTAACGACCGTACCGTAGTGGGTACCCGTCAGCCTAAATTTTATGGCGGTTTTACCAACCGTTTCAGCTATCGCGGCGTAGACCTGGCCGTGGTAGCCTCTTACCGCGTAGGTGGTACACAGATCGCTACCTTTTTGCAGCCGTCGAGCAACGTGAACGCGTTGAACGGAAAGGCTAATAACCTCAACGTTGAATATTGGACGCCGACCAATGGCGCTAACAAGTATCCTAAACCAAATTTCAATGTGGGTTCGCCTGCCTATGGCGACCTACTGGGATATTATAACGCCTCGTACTTGAAACTCAGGACGATCAGCTTGGGATACACCTTGCCACCAGGCATAGCATCAAAGATCAGGGCCAAGTCGTTAAGGATAAATGCCTCGCTTAACGATGCGATCATCCTTTTCTCGCCGCTGCATAACCAATTCAGCGGTGCTGACCCGGAGTCGGCCGGTACACTTAATGTTGACACACCGCCGGTCAAGTCTCTACTTTTTGGTTTGAACGTTTCCTTTTAA
- a CDS encoding FecR family protein — translation MTSEEFLVLYEKFLAGECTAEELRKLEEHKDDFELKVHPWTAQMGDKHEVKQKLTEGLMAQVKMDDREKSVPVGRLAVAASILVLISVGALLLFKAMRGNTEQRAQLTTQQPVKSIIKPGSNKAILILANGNMVDLDGSNKGPLSDQGGAKVTKMDKGQVIYQSDHTVKENDLTAYNTIATPRGGQYQITLSDGTLVWLNAASSIKFPTVFNGKDRVVELTGEAYFEVAKNREHPFKVISGGVNVNVLGTHFNVMAYPDETSIQTTLIEGAVRLETNDATTLLDPGQQGLLSHGAKRFSVKQVNVNDIVSWKDGVFTFNNEDIHTIMRKISRWYDVDVDYKGQLTSQNFGGSVSRFKDISSLLKTLELTGTIHFKIDGRRITVMP, via the coding sequence ATGACCAGCGAAGAATTCTTAGTGCTTTATGAAAAGTTCCTGGCCGGTGAATGCACCGCTGAGGAACTGCGAAAACTTGAGGAGCATAAAGATGACTTCGAGTTAAAGGTACACCCGTGGACGGCTCAAATGGGAGATAAGCACGAGGTAAAACAAAAGCTGACAGAAGGGCTCATGGCGCAGGTTAAAATGGATGACCGTGAAAAAAGCGTTCCAGTGGGCAGGTTGGCCGTTGCCGCATCAATACTGGTGCTGATCTCGGTAGGGGCACTACTTTTATTCAAAGCGATGCGTGGCAATACCGAACAAAGGGCTCAGCTGACCACGCAGCAGCCTGTCAAGAGTATCATCAAACCTGGCAGCAACAAAGCTATCCTGATCCTGGCTAACGGTAACATGGTCGATCTTGACGGTTCGAACAAAGGCCCGTTATCTGATCAGGGTGGGGCCAAGGTCACCAAGATGGATAAAGGCCAAGTGATTTACCAATCTGATCATACCGTAAAAGAGAATGACCTTACTGCCTACAACACCATTGCCACGCCTCGTGGCGGCCAATACCAGATCACCCTTTCAGATGGTACGTTAGTATGGCTCAATGCGGCATCGTCCATCAAATTTCCAACCGTGTTCAACGGTAAGGATCGGGTAGTGGAGCTCACTGGCGAGGCTTACTTTGAGGTGGCTAAAAATAGGGAACATCCATTCAAGGTGATATCAGGCGGAGTGAACGTGAATGTGTTGGGGACGCATTTTAATGTGATGGCTTATCCTGACGAGACCTCCATCCAGACCACATTGATCGAAGGCGCGGTACGCCTCGAGACCAACGACGCGACCACCCTATTGGATCCTGGGCAGCAGGGCTTACTATCACATGGTGCCAAAAGATTCAGTGTAAAGCAGGTGAATGTGAATGATATCGTATCGTGGAAAGATGGCGTATTCACCTTCAACAACGAGGACATCCACACCATTATGCGTAAAATATCCAGATGGTATGATGTTGATGTGGATTATAAGGGGCAGTTGACCAGCCAGAATTTTGGCGGATCTGTTTCCCGGTTCAAAGATATCTCCTCCCTATTGAAGACCCTCGAATTAACAGGAACCATTCATTTCAAAATCGATGGAAGGAGGATAACGGTGATGCCCTGA
- a CDS encoding RNA polymerase sigma factor, translated as MSGKNLSDEALWSSIRSDNVAAFELLVERYWEAVYTTAYSYLEDRDLAMEIANDTFMSIWQKKGHLNISSFKAYLTTSARYHVYKILRERKTLRLAYVADYDGLSYLNAQHNEGEEKIRYLNLKSEIEEALQALPARCREIFLLSRLGELTNTEIAEKLSISKRTVENQISIAHRYLQQNSKDIALGLLLAFMIQ; from the coding sequence ATGTCCGGAAAGAACCTTTCTGATGAAGCCCTATGGAGCTCCATCAGGTCAGATAACGTAGCTGCATTTGAACTGCTGGTAGAGCGGTATTGGGAGGCGGTGTATACCACAGCCTATTCGTACCTGGAAGACCGCGACCTGGCCATGGAGATAGCCAACGATACGTTCATGAGCATCTGGCAAAAGAAAGGACACCTGAACATCTCATCGTTCAAAGCTTACCTGACCACCAGCGCACGCTATCACGTTTACAAGATATTAAGAGAACGTAAAACGCTTAGGCTGGCGTACGTGGCCGACTATGATGGTCTCTCCTACCTCAATGCCCAACATAACGAGGGCGAGGAAAAGATCCGCTACCTGAACTTAAAAAGCGAGATAGAGGAAGCCTTACAGGCGCTACCTGCACGATGCCGGGAGATATTTCTGTTAAGCCGATTAGGCGAACTGACCAACACCGAGATCGCCGAAAAACTTTCTATATCCAAAAGAACGGTAGAGAACCAGATATCCATCGCACACCGTTACCTGCAACAAAACTCAAAGGATATCGCCCTTGGTCTGCTCCTTGCCTTCATGATACAGTAA
- a CDS encoding glycoside hydrolase family 130 protein, with the protein MNKIYIAALAVTTSFCVHLSAHAQVSNPLPEWAIGGFVRPLKANPIIAPDSSSTFKDPMTGATLRWEDNDTFNPAAAIKDGKIVVLYRSEDKTGVRISTRTSRLGYAISADGSHFKRNSEPVFYPDNDDQKEFEWPGGCEDPRIAVTEDGTYVMLYTQWNRKVPRLGSATSKDLVHWKKNGPIFQDAWEGRFMNIPTKSASILTEIKKGKQVITKINGQYFMYWGERNVYAATSTNLVDWTPLVDSEGKLKILAAPRKGFFDSDFTECGPPAILTPKGIVLIYNGRNHNGERGDKRFNGGTYSAGQMLFDAAEPTKLIGRLDVPFFRPMEAFEKKGQYASGTVFVEGMAWFKNKWYLYYGCADSRVGVAIQDPKRSKEGDPL; encoded by the coding sequence ATGAACAAGATCTACATTGCGGCACTTGCCGTTACCACATCTTTTTGCGTGCATTTAAGTGCTCATGCGCAGGTCAGTAACCCGCTACCCGAGTGGGCTATTGGCGGCTTCGTTAGGCCGTTAAAAGCCAACCCCATCATCGCGCCCGATAGCAGCTCGACCTTTAAGGACCCAATGACCGGCGCCACCCTACGATGGGAAGATAACGATACGTTTAACCCTGCCGCAGCTATCAAAGATGGCAAGATCGTGGTGCTTTACCGATCTGAAGATAAGACCGGCGTAAGGATCAGTACCCGTACCTCGCGCCTGGGTTATGCCATAAGCGCAGATGGTTCACATTTTAAACGGAACAGCGAGCCGGTATTCTACCCCGACAATGATGACCAAAAGGAGTTTGAATGGCCGGGAGGCTGTGAGGACCCACGCATAGCCGTGACCGAGGACGGCACTTACGTAATGCTGTACACCCAATGGAATCGCAAGGTGCCTCGCCTGGGATCAGCTACTTCTAAAGACCTTGTGCATTGGAAAAAAAATGGTCCCATATTTCAGGATGCTTGGGAAGGTAGGTTCATGAACATTCCTACCAAATCGGCCTCTATACTGACAGAGATCAAAAAGGGCAAGCAAGTGATCACCAAGATCAACGGGCAATACTTTATGTATTGGGGTGAACGAAATGTGTACGCAGCCACCTCGACCAACCTGGTGGACTGGACACCTTTAGTTGATTCGGAAGGTAAATTGAAGATACTTGCCGCTCCTCGAAAAGGCTTTTTTGATAGCGATTTTACAGAATGCGGCCCACCGGCCATACTGACGCCCAAAGGCATCGTATTGATCTACAATGGCCGTAATCACAACGGCGAGCGAGGTGACAAGCGATTTAACGGCGGCACTTATTCCGCCGGCCAAATGCTGTTCGACGCCGCTGAGCCGACCAAGCTGATAGGGCGCTTAGATGTACCTTTCTTCAGGCCAATGGAGGCCTTTGAAAAGAAAGGTCAATATGCAAGTGGGACCGTGTTTGTGGAAGGTATGGCGTGGTTCAAGAACAAATGGTACTTGTACTATGGCTGCGCCGACTCGAGGGTGGGCGTTGCTATACAAGACCCTAAAAGGTCAAAGGAAGGCGACCCGCTCTAA
- a CDS encoding mechanosensitive ion channel domain-containing protein: MDIKDNTPTQEQKETIKKLHNEDIKRTKISFYIVAGVLCIAATFLIRFKAFDFIGGYHKLLGNLLMAGACSFGILIISRFVQSQIAKGTLEKGLIYNLIQFTRLVTFIVIVFIFISFLNANWYTAAVSLGLISLLLGFALQTPIASLIGWFYIVMRGPFKVGDRIQVGSFNGDVVEINFLDTTLWEFAGNLMTSDLPSGRLIRFPNSLIFQNQVYNYSWQKYPLVWNEISFYITFNSDLDWVEKKLREVTLQQLDANTKDHVQDMRDEISDTPVDDIDFEEFPFVNYRIHENNWVEVVLIYIVNPKHSSHMRSKIVKAVIAEMLRSPEKVSFVAEGS; encoded by the coding sequence ATGGATATCAAAGACAACACCCCTACCCAGGAACAAAAAGAAACGATCAAAAAACTTCATAACGAAGATATCAAGCGGACCAAGATCAGTTTTTATATCGTAGCCGGTGTGCTCTGCATTGCCGCCACTTTTTTGATCCGCTTCAAAGCTTTTGATTTTATTGGCGGGTATCACAAATTACTTGGCAACCTGCTGATGGCAGGCGCGTGCAGCTTCGGTATACTGATCATCTCCCGGTTCGTGCAAAGCCAGATCGCCAAAGGCACCTTGGAAAAAGGACTGATCTATAACCTTATTCAGTTCACGCGGCTGGTCACCTTCATCGTGATCGTCTTCATCTTTATCTCGTTCCTCAATGCTAACTGGTATACGGCAGCAGTGTCACTGGGTTTGATCTCGTTATTACTGGGTTTCGCGTTACAAACGCCTATCGCATCGCTCATCGGCTGGTTCTATATCGTAATGCGAGGACCATTTAAGGTGGGCGATCGTATACAGGTGGGCAGTTTCAATGGCGACGTGGTCGAGATCAATTTCCTCGATACCACGCTATGGGAATTTGCCGGAAACCTGATGACCAGCGACCTGCCTAGCGGTAGGCTCATACGCTTCCCTAATAGCCTGATCTTTCAAAACCAGGTATATAATTACTCCTGGCAAAAATATCCACTGGTCTGGAACGAGATATCCTTTTACATCACCTTTAACAGCGACCTCGACTGGGTGGAGAAAAAGCTGCGCGAGGTGACCTTGCAACAGTTGGATGCCAATACCAAAGACCACGTACAGGACATGCGCGACGAGATATCAGACACCCCGGTAGATGATATCGATTTCGAGGAATTCCCTTTCGTGAACTATCGCATACATGAAAATAACTGGGTAGAAGTGGTGCTGATCTACATCGTTAACCCTAAGCATTCTTCGCACATGCGCAGCAAGATCGTTAAAGCCGTTATTGCCGAGATGCTAAGGTCTCCTGAAAAGGTCTCGTTCGTGGCCGAAGGCAGTTGA